From the Malus domestica chromosome 17, GDT2T_hap1 genome, one window contains:
- the LOC103404704 gene encoding small polypeptide DEVIL 3 yields MKLSSSGMEANQSSKKNRVSCRRLGGYLRQQKGRLYIIRRCVVMLLCWHD; encoded by the coding sequence ATGAAGCTTAGCAGTTCAGGCATGGAAGCTAATCAGTCCAGCAAGAAAAATAGGGTTTCATGCAGAAGGCTTGGAGGGTATCTTCGACAACAGAAAGGAAGGCTCTACATCATTAGGAGATGTGTAGTCATGCTTCTCTGCTGGCATGACTAA
- the LOC103404703 gene encoding AP2/ERF and B3 domain-containing transcription repressor RAV2-like has product MHVMDCLNESTSDSSNNGVKDASSNKLPSSRYKGVVPQPNGRWGAQIYEKHQRVWLGTFNEEEEAAKTYDIALLKFRGLAAITNFCQSQIKPYIEDGNEAIFLESHSKAEIVDMLRKHSYVNELEMYKHKLLNAGVRGGGRKRSKCHVDPTDACYERELLFEKVATPSDVGRLNRMVIPKQQAEKHFQVHESVELCKGVLLNFEDEEGNVWRFRYCYWSSSQSYVLTKGWTRFVKEKKLKAGDVLRFQRSVREDKKLFIECRPRNVDSLRFREIPAGRVAEPLAAVQDDGVVRLFGVNIMKTCNSCIVDNSRCWRLGASLR; this is encoded by the coding sequence ATGCATGTGATGGATTGCTTGAATGAGAGCACGAGTGACTCATCAAATAATGGGGTAAAGGATGCAAGTTCTAACAAGTTGCCTTCTTCTAGGTACAAGGGAGTAGTACCACAGCCCAATGGTAGATGGGGGGCTCAAATATATGAGAAGCACCAACGTGTGTGGTTGGGAACCttcaatgaagaagaagaagctgctaAGACCTACGACATTGCCTTGCTAAAGTTCCGGGGACTTGCTGCCATCACAAACTTCTGTCAGAGCCAAATAAAACCCTACATAGAAGATGGCAACGAGGCCATTTTCTTGGAATCCCATTCCAAGGCTGAGATCGTTGACATGCTTCGAAAACACTCGTACGTCAACGAGCTTGAAATGTACAAGCATAAGTTGCTGAACGCCGGAGTTCGTGGTGGTGGTCGAAAGCGAAGTAAGTGTCACGTCGATCCAACTGACGCGTGTTATGAGAGGGAGTTGCTTTTCGAGAAGGTGGCGACGCCAAGCGACGTAGGGAGGTTGAATCGTATGGTGATACCAAAACAACAAGCTGAGAAGCATTTTCAGGTTCATGAGAGTGTAGAACTGTGTAAAGGGGTTTTGTTGAATTTTGAGGATGAGGAAGGGAACGTGTGGAGGTTTAGGTATTGTTATTGGAGTAGTAGTCAGAGTTATGTGTTGACCAAGGGATGGACACGTTTTGTGAAGGAGAAGAAGTTGAAAGCTGGTGATGTTTTGAGGTTTCAGAGATCGGTAAGGGAGGATAAGAAGCTGTTCATTGAATGTAGACCTAGAAACGTCGATAGTCTGCGGTTCAGAGAGATACCTGCTGGGCGGGTTGCTGAGCCTTTAGCGGCGGTTCAGGATGATGGAGTGGTGAGGTTGTTCGGAGTTAACATTATGAAAACATGTAACAGTTGCATTGTAGACAATAGCAGGTGTTGGAGGCTTGGAGCTAGTTTAAGGTGA
- the LOC103404882 gene encoding AP2/ERF and B3 domain-containing transcription repressor TEM1-like, which yields MDTMSCWNASTSDYSTMNGANGARSNKLPSSRYKGVVPQSNGRWGAQIYDKSHRVWLGTFNDEEEAAKTYNIALLKFRGLDAITHLSRSQMKPYGRDVTEALFLESHSKAEIIDMLRKHSYANELEMYKHKLHNGGALGLDDGGKRTKCYLDLMDTCSRERELLFEKVATPSDVGRLNRMVIPKQHAEKHFQVHLSVGFGKGVLLKFEDELGKVWRFGYCYWSSSQSYVLSKGWIRFVKEKKLKAGDIVMFQRSVGEDKKLFIECRPRKVDVSRIEEMHGRVAGPLATVQDDGVVRLFGVNIS from the coding sequence ATGGATACGATGAGTTGCTGGAATGCGAGCACAAGTGACTACTCAACAATGAATGGAGCAAACGGTGCACGTTCAAACAAGTTGCCTTCTTCAAGGTACAAAGGAGTAGTGCCACAGTCAAATGGCAGGTGGGGAGCTCAAATATACGACAAGAGTCATCGTGTATGGTTGGGAACCTtcaatgatgaagaagaagctgcTAAAACCTACAACATTGCCTTGCTAAAGTTCCGGGGTCTTGATGCCATCACACACCTCAGTCGAAGCCAAATGAAACCCTACGGACGTGATGTCACGGAGGCTCTTTTCTTGGAATCCCATTCCAAGGCTGAAATCATTGACATGCTTCGAAAACATTCTTATGCCAACGAGCTCGAGATGTACAAGCATAAGTTGCACAATGGTGGTGCTCTTGGCCTTGATGATGGTGGAAAGCGTACGAAGTGTTACCTTGATTTAATGGACACGTGTAGTCGCGAGAGGGAGTTGCTTTTCGAGAAAGTGGCAACACCAAGCGACGTAGGGAGATTGAACCGCATGGTTATACCAAAACAACATGCCGAGAAGCATTTTCAGGTTCATCTGAGTGTAGGGTTTGGTAAAGGGGTGTTGTTGAAATTTGAGGATGAGTTGGGGAAGGTGTGGAGGTTTGGGTACTGTTATTGGAGTAGTAGTCAGAGTTATGTGTTGAGCAAAGGGTGGATTCGTTTTGTGAAGGAGAAGAAACTGAAAGCTGGTGATATTGTGATGTTTCAGAGATCGGTAGGGGAGGATAAGAAGCTGTTCATTGAGTGTAGACCTAGAAAAGTCGATGTTTCGCGGATCGAGGAGATGCATGGTAGGGTTGCTGGCCCTTTAGCGACGGTTCAAGATGATGGAGTGGTGAGGTTGTTCGGAGTTAACATATCATGA